Part of the Vigna unguiculata cultivar IT97K-499-35 chromosome 3, ASM411807v1, whole genome shotgun sequence genome, aataaaaataatttttaatcaaatcaaattttaagaACAACCTTTAGTAttgatttatattaaaatattattaacattttaaatgttctaagttaaaatttattaatttatattcatataaattttatgtattaacataaacaatgattaattattttaatatccatatttttattaacaataatattactatcaatagtaattaataatgaacttttttatttcattaataatatctataaacgaataatgaaaatattgacTATATTGATGTTTCTCCCACATGTAAATGTTATGTCTAATATATATCTTTAACATCCAATTTAACATCCAATCTGATAGgtttatattttatggattatgATTATAGTTGTGGTTATGGACTATTTCCAACAATCTCTCCTCAAGTATGAATGTCTTCATGTATATTGTGCatatggatatatatatatatatatatatatatatatatatatatatatatatatattggaaatagttcaagtgtgagtcaaaatctcacattgaatataatagacaaagttaaacactatataaaaataaagactcataacacTATTGCCTTTAAGGTTTTAGTGTAAAACTGGTGTcaaaggtcttatatgtgtaaaagactaatgtcatataaccatgtATATGCcgaccacaatctctcaatgtcTATGAATATGACctaacagtggtatcagagccaatgATTTgaagtgactgaccgcataactaTAACTAAAAAGGGGTCATTCATACACTCGAAGgaaaatatatcatatgaaaatgagaagaaaaaaaaatagtgttatgAACCTTCACACTTGAATTATTTCCAACACAATCAACCTAGCATTTAACACCcaatcaaatattcaaaatttactaatttttttcaacttataataatattttgggGAATGGGATTAGTTGGGTACAAAAATTGCAAATATAAGATGACTAAATGATAAATggtatcaaataaattttaatgattttttatatataaatagaacaGATTTGAAAGGAAAATTTTGGCAGGAAATACCAAATCACCAACAAAATTCTGTTCATGCTTACTCTCTATCTAATCATGTAGATGTCTTGTTAAAGACTACAACAGAAAAGTCTTGACATCACTACCCATTAATCTTAAAGCTAATTACAAAGTTTATTCATGCCAATGCCTCATACAATTGCTCGATGATTCAAGATGAACAATTTTTTCCCAGAAGCTTCATAATATTCAACTAACAGCATCATTGTGTTTTTCATATATGGACCtatcattaaaataacataatcaaaTCATTTGTCTGAAAATTTTGTAGTtagttgttataaaatattGGAACATATAAAATGTTGGAATGTAAAATATTACCGAAAAGCAATTTACTTGACTCTTTGATGCCCTCAAATTCTCCACCAGCTCTGCAATCTCAAACTGCTTCATCACTGTAGCATGAAGCACCTGCAGTAATAGcacaaattataaatactatGAAGTTAGAACAGTTAACAGAAAACTGATGAAAGCATGAAGAAATACCCTCTTAGTCTTTTCAAGGTCAAACTCAACACTTTTAATTCTATCCAAGGAACTCATAAGCATTTGCTCCTTCTCCAAAGGTATGCCAGCAGGTTTGTGGCTAAGTTCCCCAAATGTTTTTTCCAATATCTCAAGACGTTGAGTACATTGAAGAATATGATTTCGTTCAGAGAGTGTTTCACCAGCTTCTGTGAGGTTTTTGTTTTCATGCTCCATGGCAACAGAAGGGTAAATATTGTTCTGTGTTCTCCAAAATTCTAATCTTAAACTGCGGAAGAACATCACCAATCTTTCCAAAAAGTAGATAAGCACCCTCGACACATTTAAGATATTTGTTTGCTCCACTTTTTCCTTAACAAAGCTGAACCAACTTCTGACTGAAGTACCTGTAAAAAGTATGAACTTTGGTAAAGCTGTTAAGGAAAATACTGATGCACTTACTAGTGAAATGGACATGCACAAATGTTTACAACTTGGTTtccacataatatatataaaaacacacaaatgcTCCAATAATATCAACTAAAATACCTGCATCTTCTGCATTTTCCATACAAGAAGTGTTCGCTGTATCATCATTTTGCAGTGATTGGCCCCGAGTAATGTGAAACTCATCACTTTCGAGCACTTTCTCAGCTGCAGAAGCTCTATCATCACAACAACTGTAGAAGTTATCTGCTACTCTAACCTACAGACGAGTTAGTCTTCTGAATGATTAAAGGCTCTAAAACAAGGGTTAGAAGCATGTATTAGACTAGGTTAGGTTAGGGAACTAACTTCTTCATGAACTGGAGCTAAACGAGGAAAAGTGAATCTGCTTTGACTGATGGAGGAAAAAGAATCCTCAAGATCTGACCCAGAATCTGCAGTTGATGTATCGCTGCACTGTCCCTGGAAGATGAGAAAAGGAAgtcaaaaacatataattttagcagtaaataatatatacagGAACTATATATGAAATCCTAACCATCCATGTCAAGAAGATTGAGACTTGCCTTCTGGGAGCGTATCCAGAAAGAATCTGAATTCTGATGTTCATTGGACATTTGGGTGTTTTCTCTCACAGATGTTCCCTCCACATTATGAACCACCTAAAATCAGAACACCTAAATTAGTGTCccaaaaaatacacaaaagCAAGAGATAGCAAAGCAACATTACCTTCATGATATCAGGATCATTCCATGGCCCTTTACTAGATCTAAGACATCCACCTTCTCCAGGACATGTACATGACCCACCTAAAATTTCTGGCAACTGGCtgtatacatatttataaatcaTACATTATTAGACAACAATTTGATTAGAAATTATAAGGTAGTATGAGAAGTGCATACCTAGAGTCAATGATATCCAGTAATTTACAAGTAGACTTAGGTTCCAGAACCTGCAAATTTAGGTTGGTACATATTATCATCAGTATGACTTTATGAAAAGGAATATGAAATGCCACCAGCCAAAAGCTATCCCTTCACCTGTATCTTTGCAATGGTTTTCGCATCAAGAAATTTCTGTGCAGCAGGCCAAAGCATCTTCTTAAAGCCGAGACCAGCATTGATGATATACATTCGATGTAATGTCTGCAATGAATGTTGATGATTTTTATGCACACAGGAAGATGAGTGGAAAACAAATTGCTTTGGAAAAGGGAAGGATGAAAACCTCAGGATAGTAACTGTTGTCTATTTTTGCTATGGCAGCTAATAGACTTGCAGCAGTAGGAGAGAAATTTTTTATTCCCTGTATTACAAACATTATCAAGTTAAAAACTGAAAAATGTACTGAAAACGAGGAAGATAGTGAAATTGAGAAATAGCTGATTATGGACAACAAACTATACAACTTGAGGCACATAATTTCAGAAAAAACTTGAGTGATACAATGCAACTTACCAAGCCCTGTACGTCCAAAATTGTTGTGGTTGATGAAATCCTTCTTTTGGCTGCAATGGAACATGCTGGAAATTTTTCTTGCAGAGCCCTCTCGAACTCTTGGACATGATATTTCAAATATCTATCTATTGTGGTGATACGCATCAACCTACTTGGATGAGCTTTCCCAAGCCTTTCAATGTAAACTGGTCTACCTTCCTTATCAACTCCATGATACCCTTGAGGGTAATGCTGCAACACTTCTTCCAGCTCTTCAAATTCAAAATCCTTCAAATATCAGAACACCATTAGGCTCAACCAACTAAGTCATGTTTCGATACTGCATTATCCTGATTCAGAACACATGCTTGTTCTGAAATATACAAACATCACACAATTGTACCAATctgatttaagaaaaattaacacaactaattttatttaaagatacAACTTAGATCCCCTTGCATTATCCAAACCTGGGAAGTCAAACTCACGGATAGGGTGCCAGTCTGTAATGTGAACAGGCTATAGTTTGagtaatcaaaattaatatcataaatatCTACCAACTTACCTGtgtcaaaaaattttaattgaagtttcttcagaaaatgcagagaaaattaatcatttcttcaattttagaGTGAAATAACTATTAATTGTTGATTCTGACAATAGAAGTGTGGACCAATACATAACTGGTAGCCAATAAATAGTTAACCGACACCCACAagcaaaaacaaacaaaaccaCCGAACCAATCCGCCGCACAATTAAACGCCACCTTAATCATCTCAAAGCCGCTGAATTCATGAATCCCACTTCGCTAATCATAGTccttattaagaaattataagaaagattaaaaatagaaagaacgAACTGAGGTTGGTCCACCCAAATagatttgttttaaatatttattgtaaagcacaaaacttttttcaaaataaaatatttacaccAGCACAAAAGTCTAACCCATGAACTATGTTGAAGGTTGAAACAACTTTCTACCTAGCCCTGAACGTTGAACTATAAATCATTTATTGATTTTCAGTACTGTATTAAAAATCCTTATCTAGTAGAATAGTCAAACCCTCAATAAATTACCTGAAGGATGGCGTCAGTTCCAAATTCTTTTCTCCAAATTAGCATTTCTTCCCACATCTGCATTGTCTTCTCAATGTTAAAGTCTCTTGCTTTAAGAAACCTACCACCGACCAAAATGCCCATtcagaagaagagagagaaagtaatcaaaaagaaaagaaaagaaaagaaaaagaccttAACAATGCATGATAATCATCATGGGTGGGAGGCATGAATCCCTTCTGCAGCAGTCTCTGACGCAATTCCTGCACCGCAGATTCCTCTTTCGCGTCTCTCACATCCTCAATGGGAACCCTGAAGTCTATCTTCCTCTTCCCTCGTTTCTTAAGCGAGTGCGTGAATCTGGAAGACGCGTTTATGGCCTTCTTCTTCAAGCTTCCAATTCTGGACCTTCTTCTCTCCTCTTCCCAATTCTCAGCTTCAACACCACCTCCTTCTTCCACCCctttcaacaacaacaacccacataaaaaaaaaaattgtaacttAACGAAATACAAAACGAAAAAGGAACAAAATTGGAGTTGAGTTGAGTTGCATTTGCATACCTGACATCTGCTAGTGTTGAAGATGGAAAAGGAAGGATATAGAGTTAtgagaaaagagaagagaaagttAATAATGAGAGTGGTGTTTGTATAAATGTTGGCAGGTTCATGCATACATAGGAGCAATTAAAAGGACAACATTTAATGACAAACGACAATGTGTGTGTTGAGGTTGTGGATCTCACCGGAAGAATAtatgaggtttttttttttgttgttgtggggagaaagaaagagaaagagaaagagagaaaaaaaataatgtgatgGATGGATGTGTAGACCAGCACGCTGCTGCGCATAGCACAGTATAGACACTGCACATCTATAAGTTGACACGTGTGGAAAACAAGCATGCAATGGTAGAGATCCAATCTTTCAAGTTTCaacactttaaaaattaatttctagtTCACAATCCTCCTACAAAAGTAAAaggaaattaatttttgataaaataaacttatatctaatataaataaataaaaattagtattttatgtgtattataaataacaataaatgtcttacttattcaaataatttattcatatttttttaattgaacatgtaaacaaaattattaaataacaattaactttaaagataaaaagcagttagtaattatagtaatggatttaaatgtcaatttaaatattaatttattgttaattaaaatcttagaagataatattagaaattaatgtAAATTCTTGCTAGAGATTATTTATATACCTATAACTCTTagtttgtaaattaatatttatattaattggctaattaattttttgtttttaatattaattgatatttaatgattttattgtaataacgtataaaaattatatacattttcataACGAACACGGTTTTCatctaatataaataaatacggtcataatatttttagagaCATTAATTTTACAATTGCTTTTTTTCATGTTTGGAAGTTTtacagtaaatattttatttattcgttTTTATGAGTGACAATTAATAATGCCTCTtggaattaattatttttagattaaaatgtTTACGAAAAGATCAATCATTTCAACGTAGAAAAGTATCATTAATGATCCGTGTTAAAAAAATGGACttgaagaaacaaaagaaagaaacaaacgAAAGAGGTAAAAATTGTtggaaataaatattatttactgtatttattaatattttcaaatataaatgttatttttaattgttattattattattattataataacactaataataacaaaagagaactaaaataaataaaaaatactcacAATTGATTATATGAGTTATTGTGGTTTCCTTTTTTCTCTCCTTCATTTTAGTAACATCAagacttctttttttctataaattcaaaaaatattatttaaaccaaatagtataaattatttaatttcaattcaatCTAAAATGCATTACATTAGACCTCTATgctcaacttttttttaacaaaaaagtcGGACCGTGGGTTAGCCCGTCCAGTTCATGGGATGGATGGGCTGGGCTAAATCGGGTTCGCAGGTTGAAAACTCTATCctattccaatttttttaaatagactGACGGGTTGACATATCGGGTTGTGTCCATTTTGTCATCCCTAAATAAGAAAATGTAGTTGCACTCATTACAACATTgcaatcataaaatatatttatatacatggAATAAACTACGCAAAGACAATGTATACAATTTTCAAAGTTACTATGTGCTTGTAAATGTGCTATAAAAAAGATGGATGTAGCGTGAGCCAAAAGTTTATGTTAACAAGTACAAACCTcgctaaataattattaatgtcaGATTTAAATCGTGCACGTATGTGACTCTAAAATAACGGATACTAATTGATTAGCGTCAACTTTGAAGGGTCAACTCTAAGTAGGATTGACTTAGTCAACTCtaatttatcattaatttttaaataaaagcaaTTTAGCATTAGTCTGACCGACATTAATAtgtttgtatttataaatttattta contains:
- the LOC114176513 gene encoding phosphatidylinositol/phosphatidylcholine transfer protein SFH13-like, which translates into the protein MSGVEEGGGVEAENWEEERRRSRIGSLKKKAINASSRFTHSLKKRGKRKIDFRVPIEDVRDAKEESAVQELRQRLLQKGFMPPTHDDYHALLRFLKARDFNIEKTMQMWEEMLIWRKEFGTDAILQDFEFEELEEVLQHYPQGYHGVDKEGRPVYIERLGKAHPSRLMRITTIDRYLKYHVQEFERALQEKFPACSIAAKRRISSTTTILDVQGLGIKNFSPTAASLLAAIAKIDNSYYPETLHRMYIINAGLGFKKMLWPAAQKFLDAKTIAKIQVLEPKSTCKLLDIIDSSQLPEILGGSCTCPGEGGCLRSSKGPWNDPDIMKVVHNVEGTSVRENTQMSNEHQNSDSFWIRSQKGQCSDTSTADSGSDLEDSFSSISQSRFTFPRLAPVHEEVRVADNFYSCCDDRASAAEKVLESDEFHITRGQSLQNDDTANTSCMENAEDAGTSVRSWFSFVKEKVEQTNILNVSRVLIYFLERLVMFFRSLRLEFWRTQNNIYPSVAMEHENKNLTEAGETLSERNHILQCTQRLEILEKTFGELSHKPAGIPLEKEQMLMSSLDRIKSVEFDLEKTKRVLHATVMKQFEIAELVENLRASKSQVNCFSVHI